The window TTAAAAAAGATATACGGTTGGAGACAGAAAAAAATGGGATATGGAAATTAATTGTTTATTACGCAGATGACGATAAAGTCATAGACGAAAAATTTTTTTATGTTGGAAATTCAAAAGATATGCTGCTAACGAAAGAAACTATTGATGGGTTAGAAAGCAAGATAGACAAAAACTCTGTATTCGATATGTTGCCAGACTACGTAAAAAATGATGTGACAAAATATCGCAAATCAAGTCAAAAAAGAATAATGCTAAAATTAAAAAATGGTATGACTAAAGAAGACGTTTTGCGGTTATTGGGACAACCTAGTAAGATTGATACCGGCAAATATGATGATGCGGTGGTTTGGATATATGACGATGTGGAAAAAAGTGTAGGAAACGCCATCAGGGATTCCGAGGCAGATTACCAAATATTACATGGCACAGGTAATGTTGGTCGCGATCTCATTGGGGGAGTTGTTTATACTATTATAAGTGCTGGCGTTGGTGCGGCCACGACAAATAAACTTGAGCTTGTTATTAAAGACGGTAAAGTAATAGGTAAAAGAGGCTCAATTTAATAGAGAGATATACGTACGGTCGTGTTAGTAAATATGAAATATGTCAAATAACCATAACTTGTTTATTTATAGGAAATTATGAAAAAAGTATTTATCCGGACTTTTGGATGGCCGGTGGCAGGATTATAGTAATGCGATGAGGAGTTTGGCCGAGGCGGTCGTTGGGGAATAAAAAGGCATGAGCATGAAAAAATTCGCTTTGATCGTTGGATTTTTGCTTATGAGCGCGGTTGCGTTTGCTCAAGAGATCGACAGGTCTCTTTTGCAAGGGTATGACGCGGCTCTGGTGATCTATAATCGCGCAACCGGTGAGATGGTCAATATTAATTCTGCGCGCGCTAACCAGCGCCTTGCGCCCTGTTCGACATTCAAGATTTTCAACACTCTTATCGGGCTGGAGCTCGGGCTTATCAAGGACGCTGATGAGCCGTGGTATAAGTGGGATGAGGTGAAGCGTGATATAGAAGGGTGGAATCAGGACTTAACGCTACGTGAGGCGTTTCGGGTGTCGGCCGTTCCTGCATATCAGATATTGGCGCGGGAAATAGGCGAAGCCCGGATGAAGGAATATATTGAAAAGATCGGCTACGGCTCACAGGATATTTCATCAGGGATCGATATTTTCTGGCTTCCGCGTCCGGATACTAC is drawn from Candidatus Omnitrophota bacterium and contains these coding sequences:
- a CDS encoding penicillin-binding transpeptidase domain-containing protein; this translates as MKKFALIVGFLLMSAVAFAQEIDRSLLQGYDAALVIYNRATGEMVNINSARANQRLAPCSTFKIFNTLIGLELGLIKDADEPWYKWDEVKRDIEGWNQDLTLREAFRVSAVPAYQILAREIGEARMKEYIEKIGYGSQDISSGIDIFWLPRPDTTSIKISADEQVVLLNKLLDGKLPFSEKNIAILRDIMQAEKTGKGTLYGKTGSGTGPDGKWNVGWFVGFLEHNGTTYVFACNITGGDNPSGKTARTIIESIFKSQNLL